TCGTCACCGACTCGTTCAAAGCCCCTGCTCCCGCCCGTCGCCCTGTACGTCGTCCTGCCCGTCACGCCGCACGCCGTCCTGCCCGGGCGCCCGCCGGCCGGGCGCCCCGCCGGAAGCCGCGCGTCCGGCGGTCGGCCCCACAGCCTCCGCCTGGGCCTCGATCCCGTCGTACGCCGCCAGCGCCTCGCGGGCGGCCCGGCGGGCGCTGTCGGCGAGGTCCGGCGGCGAGACGATCCGGCCGTCGCGGCCCAGCCGCAGGGCCAGGCGCCGCAGCGAGGCCGGTTCGGGCGTGCGCAGAGTGATACGCAGTCCGCCGTCGGGAAGTTCATCGGCGCTGTCGTGCGGGTAGTACTCGGCGACCCAGCGGCCGCCGGGGCCGACCTCGACGACGACCTCCGGGTCCTCGGCGGCCGGCTGCACCAGCGCCTCCGACAGATCCCGCAGCTCGATCTCGGGCGGCGCGGACGGCTCGTCGAGGATGCGGATCTCGGCGACCCGGTCCAGCCGGAAGGTGCGCCGGGCCTCGGAGCGGCGGCACCAGGCCTCCACATACGTGTGCCCGACGCTGACCAGCCGGATGGGGTCGATCTCGCGCTCGGTGACCTCGTCGCGGGCGGGCGAGTAGTAGCGGATCCACAGCCGGCGGCGCTCGGAGATCGCCCGGTCGACGTCCGCGAAGACACCGCCCTCGGACTCGAAGGTCACCGACAGCCGCGCACTGGCCCCGGCCGCCTCGCCCGCCGCGGCCTCCACCTTGGCCGTCGCCCGCAGCAGCGCCTGCCGGTCGCCCTCGCGCAGACCCGGCAGCGTGGACACCGCGCGGGCCGCCACCAGCAGCGCCGTCGCCTCGTCGGCGGCCAGCCGCAGCGGCTCCGCGGCCTCCGCGCCCAGCGCGGCCGGGTTGTGCCACCAGATGCGCTCGCCGTCGGTGTCGATGTCGAGGAGGTCGCCGCCGCGGAAGCTGGTGCCGCACATGGGCAGCACATCGAGGTCCGAGACCAGCTCGTCCTCGGTGATGCCGAAGGCGCGCGCCACGTCCTCGATCCGCGCCCCGGGACGCTCCCTGAGATACGTCACCAGGGAGAGCATCCGCCGGGTCTGGTCGATGGCGTTCGTCGGCCTGACCGGTTTGCCTGCCACTGTGTTGCTCGCTCCCCCTCAGCCCTTGGCCACGGCGCGCAGCCGGTCCAGCACGTCGGCCCGCAGCTCGGCGGGGTCCAGGACCACCACGTCCGGCCCGAACTCCACCAGCCAGGCGTCCAGCCCGTGCCCGTACGGAATCTCCAACTCGTCCCAGCCGTCGCCGAGTTCCCGCTCCGCCGTCGCCTTCGCCCGCAAGGGGTAACCGGCGCCCTTGCGCAGCCGGATCAGCGCGCTGCGGTCGGCGGTCTCCCCCGCCCAGCTCGCCACGGTCTCGCGCACGGTCACCACGTCGGGGACGTCCGCGGCGAAGCGGGCGCCGCGGGAGCGGACCTTGCCGGTGATCCGCGACAGCCGGAACACGCGCTCGGCGCCCCGGTCGCGGTCGAACCCGGCCAGATACCAGTGCCCGCGCCAGCACTCCAGCGCCCACGGCTCGACATGCCGGGGCTCGGGGCGGGCCGCGGTGGCCTTGCGGTAGTCGAAGACGACGGGGCGGCGGTCGCGGCAGGCCAGCATCAGCGGCTCGAACGCCGCCTCGTGCACCGGGATACGGGGCTCGAGGGCGCCGTGCGCCTCGTACGGGTCGACGTCCTCCGGGAGACCCGCGGCGCGCAGCTTCTGCAGGGCGCCGCTGGCGGCGCCGGCCAGCCGGGCCTGCTGCCACACCTTGGCCGCCAGGCCCAGGGCGGCGGCCTCCTCGGCGTCCAGCGTGATGGGCGGCAGCCGGTTGCTGTCCCGGCGGGCCAGATACCCGACCTCGCCGTCGAGGTTCTCCACGGTCTCGATCACCAGACCGAGCTCGCGCAGATCGTCCTTGTCCCGCTCGAACATCCTGTTGAAGGAGTCGTCGGAGCCCGCCTCGAGGTAGGCCTCAATGGACTCGCGCAGCTCTCGCTTGCTCAATGGCCTGCGCGTCCCGAGCAGGCACAGCGCGAGGTTCATCAGCCGCTCGGCCTTGGCAATGGCCATCGACGCCCTTCGCCTCCCCTTTTGGTGCTTACGATCGACGACCGTACCGCTCAGCAGGGCCCCGACAAAAGCCGAGGGCCCATGCCCGGACAGGCATGGACCCCAGGCGGTCGAGACCGATCGTCGGACGATCAGACCCCGAGCAGGTCCACCACGAAGATCAGCGTCTCGCCGGGCTTGATCGCCGGGGTCGGGCTCTGGTTGCCGTAGGCGAGGTGGGCCGGGATGGTCAGCTGGCGACGGCCGCCGACCTTCATGCCCTGCACGCCCTGGTCCCAGCCCTTGATGACCCGGCCACCGCCGAGCGGGAAGCGGAACGGCGTACCACGGTTCCAGCTGGCGTCGAACTCCTCGCCGGTGCTGAAGGCGACACCCACGTAGTGCACGGAGACGTTGTGACCCGCCTGGGCCACCTCCCCGTCGCCCTCCCAGATGTCCTTGATCTCGAGGTCCGCCGGGGGCTCGCCGCCCGGGAAGTCGATCTCGGGCTTGTCGATGCTCACGTCACTCGCTCCTGCTTGTTCTCGAAAAGGCAACACACACAGTCTTACACCCCTCGGGGCGTCACATCTTCGCGAGGATGTCCACGGTGAACACCATCGTGGAGTCCTTCTCGATGCCGCTGCCGCTCGGCGGGCTGTCGCCGTACCCCAGCGACGGAGGAATCACGATGACCACCCGGCTGCCGACCTTCTTCCCCGTCAGCCCCTGCGCCCACCCCTTGACGACCTGCGACAACGAGAACGACGTCAGCGCGCTACGGCTGTACGTCGAGTCGAACTCCTTGCCGGTGTCCCAGACCACGCCCTCGTACTGCACCAGCAGACTGCTGTCCGCCGCGACCTCGTCGCCGTCGCCCTCGATGACGTAGTTCGCCACGAGCTTGCTCGGCGGGTCGACCTTGGGGATCTCGATCTTGGGCGCCTTGCCGTCGGTGTTCGTGCTCACCTTCGGCAGCTTCGCGTCCGACTGCGCCACGTCCGTGCCCTCGGCCGAGCTCTTGGCGTCGAACGTCGCCTGCACATCGACCACGAACACCAGCGTGTCGGTGCCCTTGATACCCGCCTGCGAGTTCCCCTCCTTGCCGTAACCCCAGGTCGGCGGCACCGAGAACTCCACCCGGCTGTCGGTCTTCTTACCCGTCAGCGCATACCGCCAGCCGTCGATGATGCTGCCCTCGGCAAGCTGGATGACCAGCGGCGTCTTACGGTCGTAGGAGTTGTCGAAGACCTTCGCCGTGTCCCAGATCTGACCCAGGTAGTTCGCCTGGATGTAGTCGCCCTCCGCCACGACCTTCCCACCGCCCGCGATCACCGTCTTCACCGCCAGCTGCGACGACGGATCCCCGCTGCCCTTGGCGACCGTCGGCTTCTCGTCGAACTTCACACCCGCGGTGATGGCCGGCAACGGACCGTCGACGATCTTCGGCGGAGGCGCCGCCGACGTCGCCGAGGCTGACGGCGAGGCCGCAGACGACGCACTGTCGCTCGCCTTGCTCGAGTCGGACTTCTCGTCCCCGCACCCGGAGAGCGTGACCAGTCCTACGGGTACGGCGGCAAGGATGAGTGAGCGTCGGCGCACGGTGAAGGCCTCGTAATCGGTCGATCTTGTGATGGCGTGCGCGCAACTCTACGGCGTGAGAAGGGCGCCGTACGGAAAACGTACGGCGCCCGTGTTGCGTTCCACTCCTGGTGCGCAACGCGCTGCTCACATACCGGCGATCAGCTTCTCCACCCGATCGTCCACCGAACGGAACGGGTCCTTGCACAACACGGTGCGCTGCGCCTGGTCGTTCAGCTTCAGATGCACCCAGTCGACCGTGAAGTCCCGGCGCTGCTCCTGAGCCCGCCGAATGAAGTCGCCGCGCAACCGCGCCCGAGTGGTCTGCGGCGGAACCGACTTGCCCTCGAAGATCTTCAAGTCGTTGCAGATCCGGGCGGCTTGTCCCTTCCGCTCCAACAGGTAGTACAAACCACGACGACGGTGAATGTCGTGATAAGCGAGGTCTATCTGCGCCACACGCGGATGCGACATGGTCATGTTGTGCTTGGCCCGGTACCGCTCGATGAGCTGATACTTCATCACCCAGTCGATCTCGGTCCCGATCCGGTCGAGGTCCTCCGCCTCGATCGCGTCCAGCGTGCGGCCCCACAGCTCCAGGACCTGCTCGACGGTGCCCGTGCGAATCCCACGACGCTCGCAGAAGTCCACGGCCTTCTCGTAGTACTCGCGCTGCACCTCCAGCGCGGACGCCTCCCGACCGCTGGCCAGCCGCACCTTGCGCCGGCCCGTGATGTCATGGCTGACCTCGCGGATCGCCCGGATCGGGTTCTCCAGGGTCAGATCACGCATCACCGTGCCCGCCTCGATCATGCGCAGCACCAGGTCCGTCGCGCCGACCTTCAGCAGCATCGTCGTCTCGGACATGTTCGAGTCGCCCACGATGACGTGCAGCCGACGGTAACGCTCCGCGTCCGCGTGCGGCTCGTCACGCGTGTTGATGATGGGCCGCGAGCGGGTCGTCGCCGAGGAGACGCCCTCCCAGATGTGCTCGGCCCGCTGGCTGACGCAGTAGACCGCCCCACGGGGCGTCTGCAGCACCTTGCCCGCGCCGCACAGCAGCTGCCGGGTCACCAGGAACGGGATCAGGATGTCCGCGAGCCGGGAGAACTCCCCGTGCCGGGCCACCAGGTAGTTCTCGTGGCAACCATAAGAGTTGCCCGCCGAGTCGGTGTTGTTCTTGAAGAGGTAGACGTCGCCCGCGATTCCTTCCTCGTGCAGGCGTCGTTCCGCGTCCACCAGGAGTCCCTCGAGAATGCGCTCGCCGGCCTTGTCGTGGGTGACCAGTTCGGTCACATTGTCACATTCCGGTGTCGCGTATTCCGGATGCGATCCCACGTCGAGATAGAGGCGGGCGCCGTTCCGCAGAAAGACATTGCTGCTTCGGCCCCATGACACGACACGGCGGAAGAGGTACCGCGCCACCTCGTCGGGAGACAGGCGCCGCTGTCCCCTGAACGTACATGTGACGCCGTACTCGTTCTCCAGCCCGAAAATGCGGCGGTCCATGAGTGAACATTACGCCCGATCCCCTGAACTGAAACGGGGTTCGGCAGCACGGTTTGGATCATTTTCCGATGAAGCCGCAACCACCCCACTCCCAGCGGGAACTGCAAGTACCCGCCCCGTGGCCAGCAAAACCAAGAGCGCCACGGCCCCCGCCGCACCCGGCACCGCGAACCCCCACAGCGCCCCGCCCGCCTCGACGACCGGCCCCGCCACACCCGTCCCGACCGACGCCCCCACCGTGAACGTCGTCACCAGCCACGAGAACGCCTCCGTCACCGTCCCCCGCGGCGCATGCCGGTCCACCAGCACGAACGCACAGGCCAGCACCGGCGCCAGGAACACCCCCGCCAGCGCCGCAAGCCCCACCATCGCCACCGCGCCCGGCATCGCCGTCAACGGCAGATAACACACCGCCAAAAACGCCACCAGGACCCGCAGTCGCCGCTCCGGAGCACCCGCCCACCGCCGCGCCCCGTACACCACACCGCCCAGCAGCGCCCCCAGCCCCAGCGCGGCCATGAGCCAGCCGTACACCGCGTCACCGCCGTGCTCGTCCGCGTACGGCACGGAGGCCACCGTGATCGACCCCATCGCGATGCCGACGAACAGGAACGAGCCCAGCATCGCGAGCAGCCCCGGCGAACGCAGCGCGCCCAGCCAGTGCGCCTCGCGCGGATCCGACCGCCACGCGCGCGAAGGGGCCGACACCACCACGGACAGCGCCCCCAGCACCCCCACGGCGTTCAGCACCAGCAGCGCAGCCCGCGCCGACCACAGCGACGTGCACAGGGTCACCAGCAGCGGGCCGACCGTGAACATCACCTCCTGCGCGACGGCGTCCATGGCGTACGCCGTGTGGACCTGGTCCTCGCGGCGCAGCACCGACGGCCACAGGGCCCGCAGACCGCCCTCCAGCGGCGGGGTGAACAGTCCGGCGGCCGCCACCGCGGCGTACGCCAGCGCAAGCGGATCCGTGCCCGCGAAGGCGAACACCGCCATGGCGAGCGCCGAGGCCAGCGCGGCGGGCAGCTGGACCCGCGGCTGCCCGCGCAGATCGACCAGCCGCCCCAGCAGGGGCTGCCCGACGGCGTTGGCGATGCCGTACACCGCCGCCAGCACCCCCGCGAGGCTGTACGTGCCGCCCTCGGCCCGCACGAACAGCACGATGGCGATCGCGGCCGTCGCGTTCGGCAGCCGGCCGACCAGGGTGCCCGTCAGCAGCCGGGCGGCATGCCTCGCCCTGAGGATCTCCAGGTATCCCGCGGCCAATGTCCCGCCTCCGTCGGCTCGCCCGAGGCGATGAGCCACCCCGAAGTTTTACGTATAACGTCTCTTGTCATACGTACCATGTGCGCTGTTCACCAGTCCAGACGAAGGAGCAGACCCACGGTGGCACGAGCCAGCACGCGCCCGACGAGCCGTGACGTCGCCCAGGCCGCAGGAGTCTCCCAGGCCGCCGTCTCCCTGGTCCTGGGAGACAAATGGCGCGGCCGCGTCTCCGAGACCACCGCCCAACGCGTCCGCCAGGCCGCCCACGACCTCGGCTACCGACCCAACCTCGCCGCCCGCAACCTCCGCCTCGGCCACACCCGCACCGTCCTGCTGGTGGTCCCCGCCCTCACCACGGAATTCTTCGCCGGGGTGTACACGGGCGCCGCACGAGTAGCGGCCGAACACGGCTTCGGCGTCGTCCTCTACCCCTCCCCCGAAGGCGTCGGCCCCGCCCGCGACCCCTTCGCCTCCGCCCAGGCCGCCCTCGACGGCGTCCTCGCCTCCTCCATGGCCGCCGACGCCCTCACCGCCATCCGCGGCGACCAACTCCCCCTCGTCATGCTCGACAGCGACCCCTCCGGAAGCCTCGGCGCGGCCACCGTCAACCTCGACATCGCCGACGGCGTACGCCAGATCGCCGACCACCTCCTCGACCTCGGCCACCGCCGCTTCCTGCACCTCGCCGCAGACGTGCCCTCCTGGACCTTCGACGTACGCGCCCGTGAACTCGCCGCACGCATCGCCGCCACGCCCGGGACAACCCTGCGCACGGCACCCGCCCCGATCTCCATCGACGGCGCCCTGGCCGCCGCCTCAGCCGCGCTCAGCACCCCGGGCCCCCACCCCACCGCCCTCGTCTGCGACGACGACAAACTCGCCGCCGGCGCCTACAAAGCCCTACGCCGACTCGGCCTGCGCGTCCCCGACGACGTCTCCGTCACCGGCCTCGACGACCTCGCCCTCGCCACCGCCCTCGACCCCGAGCTCACCACCGTACGACTCGACGCCGAGCTCTTCGGCGAACGCGGCATGCAGGCCCTCCTGGCCGTCCTGGAAGGCCGCACACCGGACGACGGGGACATCCCCGTCCAACTCGTCGTACGAGGCTCCACAGCGCCACCGAACGCCTCCTGAGACACCCTGTGCCCCGGCCGAGACACCGACCGGGGCACAAACAGGGATCACAGCGACTACGAACGAAGACCGACGGCCCTACTCCTCGTCAGAGCTCTCCGCCTCCGTGGACGCACCGTCGACCTCCAGCAACCGACCCAGCTGACGACCCACGATCCGCTTGAACTTCCGCTGCTGCGGCCGCGTACGATCCAGCACCGCCACCTCCAGCCGCTCCGCCGGAATCTCCCGCTGCGTGCCGTTGGTGTCACGGGACAGCGCCTGCACCGCCAGCTTCAGCGCCTCCGCAAGACTCATACCGTCCTGATGACGCTGATCCAGATAACTGCCGATCTGCTCCGCATTACCGCCCACCGCCACCGAACCGTGCTCGTCCACGATCGACCCGTCATGCGGCAACCGATAGATCTGATCCCCGTCCGGCGTCTCACCGACCTCGGCCACGACCAGCTCCACCTCATACGGCTTCTCACCCGCCGAGGAGAAGATCGTGCCCAGCGTCTGCGCATAGACGTTGGCCAGACCACGCGCGGTCACATCGTCCCGGTCATAGGTGTAACCACGCAGATCGGCGTACCGGACACCACCGATCCGCAGATTCTCGTACTCGTTGTACTTACCGGCGGCCGCGAAGCCGATCCGGTCGTAGATCTCGCTGAACTTGTGCAGCGCACGGGACGGGTTCTCGCCGACGAACACAATGCCGTCGGCATACTGCAGCACGACCAGGCTGCGGCCACGAGCGATGCCCTTACGCGCGTACTCCGCGCGATCCGCCATCGCCTGCTGGGGTGAGACATAGAACGGCGTCGACACCGGTTATCCGTCCCTTTCTGTCAAAGTCACTGGATCACCTGGATCACCTGGATCACCTGGGCAAACACAACAGACGACCGACTACAGCAGCGCGGCGCGCGGACCGTCCGGCTGCTCCAGACGACGCTCCAGGATCGACCGCGCGATCTCGGAGGACTCCCCGTCCGTCAGCCGACGGAAACCGTCGTCGGTGATCACAGTGACGATCGGATAGATCCGGCGCGCGACATCGGGACCACCGGTCGCCGAATCGTCGTCCGCCGCGTCATACAGAGCCTGCACCACGAGCGTCGTGGCCTCGGACTCACTCAGATCACCACGGAACAGCTTCTTCATCGCACCCCGCGCGAACACCGAGCCCGAACCCGTCGCCGCGTAGTGATGCTCCTCGGAACGACCGCCCGTGACGTCGTAGGAGAAGATCCGCCCCTTGCCCCGGTCCACGTCGAACCCCGCGAACAACGGCACCACCGCCAGACCCTGCATCGCCATGCCCAGATTCGAACGGATCATCGTCGACAACCGGTTCGCCTTGCCCTCCAGCGAGAGCTGCGCCCCCTCGACCTTCTCGAAGTGCTCCAGCTCCAGCTGGAACAGCTTCACCATCTCCACGGCCAGACCGGCGGTGCCGGCGATGCCGACGGCCGAGTACTCGTCCG
This window of the Streptomyces sp. NBC_01275 genome carries:
- a CDS encoding FKBP-type peptidyl-prolyl cis-trans isomerase, encoding MSIDKPEIDFPGGEPPADLEIKDIWEGDGEVAQAGHNVSVHYVGVAFSTGEEFDASWNRGTPFRFPLGGGRVIKGWDQGVQGMKVGGRRQLTIPAHLAYGNQSPTPAIKPGETLIFVVDLLGV
- a CDS encoding YafY family protein, with the translated sequence MAGKPVRPTNAIDQTRRMLSLVTYLRERPGARIEDVARAFGITEDELVSDLDVLPMCGTSFRGGDLLDIDTDGERIWWHNPAALGAEAAEPLRLAADEATALLVAARAVSTLPGLREGDRQALLRATAKVEAAAGEAAGASARLSVTFESEGGVFADVDRAISERRRLWIRYYSPARDEVTEREIDPIRLVSVGHTYVEAWCRRSEARRTFRLDRVAEIRILDEPSAPPEIELRDLSEALVQPAAEDPEVVVEVGPGGRWVAEYYPHDSADELPDGGLRITLRTPEPASLRRLALRLGRDGRIVSPPDLADSARRAAREALAAYDGIEAQAEAVGPTAGRAASGGAPGRRAPGQDGVRRDGQDDVQGDGREQGL
- the prcB gene encoding proteasome subunit beta, which gives rise to MEANTRSTGRLPAAFLTPGSSSFMDFLSDHQPEMLPGNRQLPPMQGVIEAPHGTTIVAVTFPGGVVLAGDRRATMGNVIAQRDIEKVFPADEYSAVGIAGTAGLAVEMVKLFQLELEHFEKVEGAQLSLEGKANRLSTMIRSNLGMAMQGLAVVPLFAGFDVDRGKGRIFSYDVTGGRSEEHHYAATGSGSVFARGAMKKLFRGDLSESEATTLVVQALYDAADDDSATGGPDVARRIYPIVTVITDDGFRRLTDGESSEIARSILERRLEQPDGPRAALL
- a CDS encoding YafY family protein encodes the protein MAIAKAERLMNLALCLLGTRRPLSKRELRESIEAYLEAGSDDSFNRMFERDKDDLRELGLVIETVENLDGEVGYLARRDSNRLPPITLDAEEAAALGLAAKVWQQARLAGAASGALQKLRAAGLPEDVDPYEAHGALEPRIPVHEAAFEPLMLACRDRRPVVFDYRKATAARPEPRHVEPWALECWRGHWYLAGFDRDRGAERVFRLSRITGKVRSRGARFAADVPDVVTVRETVASWAGETADRSALIRLRKGAGYPLRAKATAERELGDGWDELEIPYGHGLDAWLVEFGPDVVVLDPAELRADVLDRLRAVAKG
- a CDS encoding MFS transporter, which produces MAAGYLEILRARHAARLLTGTLVGRLPNATAAIAIVLFVRAEGGTYSLAGVLAAVYGIANAVGQPLLGRLVDLRGQPRVQLPAALASALAMAVFAFAGTDPLALAYAAVAAAGLFTPPLEGGLRALWPSVLRREDQVHTAYAMDAVAQEVMFTVGPLLVTLCTSLWSARAALLVLNAVGVLGALSVVVSAPSRAWRSDPREAHWLGALRSPGLLAMLGSFLFVGIAMGSITVASVPYADEHGGDAVYGWLMAALGLGALLGGVVYGARRWAGAPERRLRVLVAFLAVCYLPLTAMPGAVAMVGLAALAGVFLAPVLACAFVLVDRHAPRGTVTEAFSWLVTTFTVGASVGTGVAGPVVEAGGALWGFAVPGAAGAVALLVLLATGRVLAVPAGSGVVAASSENDPNRAAEPRFSSGDRA
- a CDS encoding FKBP-type peptidyl-prolyl cis-trans isomerase, with the translated sequence MRRRSLILAAVPVGLVTLSGCGDEKSDSSKASDSASSAASPSASATSAAPPPKIVDGPLPAITAGVKFDEKPTVAKGSGDPSSQLAVKTVIAGGGKVVAEGDYIQANYLGQIWDTAKVFDNSYDRKTPLVIQLAEGSIIDGWRYALTGKKTDSRVEFSVPPTWGYGKEGNSQAGIKGTDTLVFVVDVQATFDAKSSAEGTDVAQSDAKLPKVSTNTDGKAPKIEIPKVDPPSKLVANYVIEGDGDEVAADSSLLVQYEGVVWDTGKEFDSTYSRSALTSFSLSQVVKGWAQGLTGKKVGSRVVIVIPPSLGYGDSPPSGSGIEKDSTMVFTVDILAKM
- a CDS encoding LacI family DNA-binding transcriptional regulator, encoding MARASTRPTSRDVAQAAGVSQAAVSLVLGDKWRGRVSETTAQRVRQAAHDLGYRPNLAARNLRLGHTRTVLLVVPALTTEFFAGVYTGAARVAAEHGFGVVLYPSPEGVGPARDPFASAQAALDGVLASSMAADALTAIRGDQLPLVMLDSDPSGSLGAATVNLDIADGVRQIADHLLDLGHRRFLHLAADVPSWTFDVRARELAARIAATPGTTLRTAPAPISIDGALAAASAALSTPGPHPTALVCDDDKLAAGAYKALRRLGLRVPDDVSVTGLDDLALATALDPELTTVRLDAELFGERGMQALLAVLEGRTPDDGDIPVQLVVRGSTAPPNAS
- the prcA gene encoding proteasome subunit alpha produces the protein MSTPFYVSPQQAMADRAEYARKGIARGRSLVVLQYADGIVFVGENPSRALHKFSEIYDRIGFAAAGKYNEYENLRIGGVRYADLRGYTYDRDDVTARGLANVYAQTLGTIFSSAGEKPYEVELVVAEVGETPDGDQIYRLPHDGSIVDEHGSVAVGGNAEQIGSYLDQRHQDGMSLAEALKLAVQALSRDTNGTQREIPAERLEVAVLDRTRPQQRKFKRIVGRQLGRLLEVDGASTEAESSDEE
- the pafA gene encoding Pup--protein ligase, with amino-acid sequence MDRRIFGLENEYGVTCTFRGQRRLSPDEVARYLFRRVVSWGRSSNVFLRNGARLYLDVGSHPEYATPECDNVTELVTHDKAGERILEGLLVDAERRLHEEGIAGDVYLFKNNTDSAGNSYGCHENYLVARHGEFSRLADILIPFLVTRQLLCGAGKVLQTPRGAVYCVSQRAEHIWEGVSSATTRSRPIINTRDEPHADAERYRRLHVIVGDSNMSETTMLLKVGATDLVLRMIEAGTVMRDLTLENPIRAIREVSHDITGRRKVRLASGREASALEVQREYYEKAVDFCERRGIRTGTVEQVLELWGRTLDAIEAEDLDRIGTEIDWVMKYQLIERYRAKHNMTMSHPRVAQIDLAYHDIHRRRGLYYLLERKGQAARICNDLKIFEGKSVPPQTTRARLRGDFIRRAQEQRRDFTVDWVHLKLNDQAQRTVLCKDPFRSVDDRVEKLIAGM